A region from the Marinobacter sp. SS13-12 genome encodes:
- a CDS encoding M14 family zinc carboxypeptidase, which produces MKICLSIFAISSLVLTGLVSAAPQSKPNGPWLTDEQNVSLAALRSYEQLWHTLEQLDRSAKGEFVLSSAPRASNTGREIPVVTIGSGPERIMIIAQQHGNEYVVSEAMIELARNLSSNSREARDIRDALTLTIVPRVNVDGFDASVEDAFGNTPPWRQNYDPFCVTGPCPAFYQRGRGYDINRYHSFLADSPEIDPYIGGANPVPEAVAMRLLFDEFQPSVVIDFHHQGSYVDADGDLITGSTLWPNATSSAEALGVVDQFEAGVELAKKVVAVMATELDQYGYANLTLYPGTTTPGIARNAYGLLGAGSVLFEMRGGIGTKSNGYITKTAYNAAKAVVAAMADGTLFDADTTIAENLPPRGPGIGAPNEEAEEVE; this is translated from the coding sequence ATGAAAATATGTTTATCGATTTTCGCCATCAGTAGTCTGGTTTTGACGGGCTTGGTGTCTGCCGCTCCTCAGAGTAAACCCAACGGCCCCTGGCTTACGGACGAACAGAATGTGTCTCTGGCAGCATTACGCAGTTATGAGCAGCTATGGCACACGCTGGAGCAACTGGATCGGTCCGCGAAAGGGGAGTTTGTTCTTTCGAGTGCACCGCGGGCAAGTAATACAGGCCGCGAAATCCCCGTGGTTACCATAGGGAGTGGACCTGAGCGGATAATGATCATCGCGCAGCAACACGGCAACGAGTACGTTGTCAGTGAGGCGATGATTGAGTTGGCCAGAAACCTTTCCAGCAACTCAAGAGAAGCCAGAGACATACGGGATGCCCTGACGCTTACCATTGTGCCCAGGGTCAATGTCGACGGGTTTGACGCGAGTGTCGAAGATGCTTTCGGGAATACGCCACCGTGGCGTCAGAATTACGACCCATTCTGTGTTACTGGCCCTTGTCCTGCGTTCTATCAGCGCGGGCGCGGTTATGACATCAACCGTTACCATTCGTTTCTTGCAGACAGCCCGGAGATCGACCCTTACATAGGAGGCGCCAACCCCGTTCCTGAGGCGGTCGCCATGCGTTTGTTGTTTGACGAGTTTCAACCGTCGGTGGTTATCGATTTTCACCACCAGGGCTCGTACGTTGATGCCGACGGCGACCTGATCACCGGCTCGACGTTATGGCCCAATGCCACCTCGTCGGCTGAGGCGCTTGGGGTAGTGGATCAGTTTGAGGCCGGGGTTGAGCTGGCAAAAAAAGTGGTCGCTGTTATGGCCACAGAGCTCGATCAATACGGTTATGCCAACCTCACGCTCTATCCGGGTACGACGACGCCTGGAATTGCCCGTAATGCTTATGGACTGTTGGGTGCCGGATCGGTGTTATTCGAGATGCGCGGTGGTATCGGGACAAAGAGCAATGGGTACATCACCAAGACCGCGTACAATGCAGCCAAAGCCGTCGTGGCGGCCATGGCCGACGGAACATTGTTCGACGCGGACACCACGATTGCTGAAAATCTTCCTCCCCGGGGCCCGGGAATTGGCGCGCCTAATGAAGAAGCAGAAGAAGTGGAGTAA
- the nirK gene encoding copper-containing nitrite reductase gives MKAFVLIASLCTVLGFRAPAYAEHPQSSSEVSYIPDITYTLRTDIADGKLVYVSEAGPTKGQINPDLKVPEGAVVQINVVNGDGALHDLAVPGFDAKSDEISGKGAATAIVFKANKTGTFEYLCTLPGHKAAGMLGKLIVGDPQEQAASQAKDLSMDPNDVGEPVGKRGPKNVTVDLETTEVVGRLGDGSSYKFWTFNNTVPGPMIRVRAGDTVTVNMKNADESSHIHSVDFHAVTGPGGGAAVTQAAPGQTKSFSFKALTPGLYVYHCATPMVAQHITNGMYGMILVEPEGGLSEVDREFYVMQGELYTAQRHGSSGLQEFSLDKMLDERPEHMMFNGAMDALTAIHKMESETGDNVRIFFGVGGPNLVSSFHVIGEIFDKVYDQASLTSPPLTDVQTTLVPPGGATMVEFVTDYPGKYILVDHALSRAEKGLVGILNVSGEADSEIFESSELVDESSGH, from the coding sequence ATGAAAGCCTTTGTTCTAATAGCCTCTTTGTGCACAGTTCTAGGATTCAGAGCACCGGCCTATGCGGAGCATCCGCAAAGCAGCTCTGAAGTTTCATATATACCGGATATTACTTATACGCTTCGAACCGACATTGCCGACGGCAAGCTGGTTTATGTCAGCGAAGCGGGTCCCACCAAAGGGCAGATCAACCCGGACCTCAAAGTCCCCGAGGGCGCGGTAGTACAGATCAACGTTGTTAACGGCGACGGTGCTCTTCATGACCTGGCCGTTCCCGGGTTTGATGCCAAGTCAGATGAGATTTCCGGAAAAGGTGCAGCTACGGCTATCGTGTTCAAGGCCAATAAAACAGGTACCTTCGAGTATCTGTGCACATTGCCCGGGCATAAAGCTGCCGGCATGCTCGGTAAGTTGATTGTTGGTGATCCGCAGGAACAGGCCGCTAGCCAGGCAAAAGACCTCTCCATGGACCCCAATGACGTCGGTGAACCAGTCGGCAAGCGTGGCCCCAAGAATGTCACTGTCGACCTTGAAACAACGGAAGTCGTCGGCCGTCTCGGCGATGGCAGCAGCTACAAGTTCTGGACCTTCAACAACACCGTTCCCGGCCCGATGATCCGGGTGCGCGCTGGGGACACCGTGACCGTGAATATGAAGAACGCCGACGAGAGCTCCCACATTCACTCTGTTGATTTCCACGCGGTGACCGGCCCTGGCGGCGGTGCTGCAGTAACCCAGGCAGCGCCGGGCCAGACCAAAAGCTTCAGCTTCAAGGCTCTGACCCCTGGGCTGTACGTCTATCACTGCGCAACTCCGATGGTGGCCCAACACATCACCAACGGTATGTACGGCATGATCCTGGTGGAGCCTGAAGGTGGCCTTTCTGAAGTAGACCGTGAGTTCTACGTCATGCAGGGCGAGCTGTACACAGCGCAGCGCCACGGTTCATCCGGACTGCAGGAATTCTCACTCGACAAAATGCTCGACGAGCGCCCGGAGCACATGATGTTCAATGGTGCCATGGACGCCCTGACAGCCATCCACAAGATGGAATCCGAGACTGGCGACAATGTCCGAATCTTCTTCGGCGTTGGTGGCCCGAACCTGGTATCCAGCTTCCACGTTATCGGCGAGATCTTCGACAAGGTATACGACCAGGCTTCCTTGACCAGCCCTCCACTGACCGATGTCCAGACAACTCTGGTACCTCCTGGCGGTGCAACAATGGTTGAGTTTGTAACCGATTACCCCGGCAAGTACATCCTGGTAGACCACGCTTTGTCACGGGCAGAGAAGGGACTGGTAGGCATCCTTAATGTCAGCGGCGAGGCCGACTCTGAGATCTTCGAAAGCTCCGAACTGGTGGATGAGAGTTCAGGACACTAA
- a CDS encoding rRNA adenine N-6-methyltransferase family protein — MAEGEESGSPKYNSNRRTSPAAFLLGFLREPRQVGSVIPSSRFLEQRIVEASNLSAARRVVELGPGTGGTTRTFLRHLGQDAKLLSIELSPYFHELLDEIADPRFTNHLGSAEDIADILALHDMGQPDVVISGIPFSKMPEAVATRVAQAVRDNLAEGGRFIAYQFCRDVAWITGPIMGAPASCRLELRNIPPMRVYSWFKTADD; from the coding sequence ATGGCAGAGGGTGAGGAAAGTGGCAGCCCGAAGTACAACTCAAACCGAAGAACAAGTCCAGCGGCTTTCCTGCTTGGGTTCTTGCGGGAGCCGCGTCAGGTGGGCTCTGTTATTCCCAGTTCACGATTCCTGGAGCAGCGCATCGTCGAGGCGTCGAACCTGTCTGCCGCCAGGCGGGTAGTAGAGCTGGGGCCCGGTACCGGTGGCACCACGCGAACGTTTCTGCGGCACCTTGGTCAGGATGCGAAGCTGCTTTCCATTGAGTTAAGCCCGTACTTCCATGAACTGCTTGACGAAATCGCAGACCCGCGTTTCACCAACCACCTGGGTAGCGCCGAAGATATTGCAGATATTCTGGCGTTGCATGATATGGGGCAACCGGATGTGGTCATCTCCGGTATTCCCTTCTCGAAAATGCCGGAAGCCGTGGCGACCCGGGTGGCGCAGGCAGTAAGGGACAATCTGGCCGAGGGCGGACGTTTCATTGCTTACCAGTTCTGCCGGGATGTAGCCTGGATTACTGGCCCGATTATGGGGGCGCCTGCCAGCTGCCGGCTGGAACTACGGAATATTCCCCCGATGCGGGTTTATAGTTGGTTCAAGACAGCGGATGATTGA
- a CDS encoding mechanosensitive ion channel family protein, with protein sequence MAESFTAAVAEQLRRNLGDALLAVTGEDVEWGEFAAQLLSQLLISILYLALFIGAYLLLTGTIRLVIGKQRAQQPSFLQVRSGARYLAGLGALLVILAQFGASPEFLKAMARAGLMVLGFFVAWMIVGRLMREGVTRYRLDPSIRQLVENLFSVLAGTLALVTVLAQFGFDVLSIIAGLGIVGIAVGFAAQSTLSNFIAGITLLIERPFRIGDWVTINGQDGKVVKIALRTTWLRTRDNIFAMIPNDSVASSDIINYSAEGATRLNIPVGIAYKESAKAAREVLMPVLLGHPEVLQAAGMEPRVLLKSLGDSSMNLEVKVWITPDNLDVQPRIMANILEQMKEALDAAGIEIPFPHLQLFIDDAKGLKPIVEPLYPKLAAK encoded by the coding sequence ATGGCTGAATCATTCACTGCGGCTGTGGCTGAACAGCTGAGGCGAAACCTTGGTGATGCTCTTCTGGCCGTGACCGGCGAGGATGTGGAATGGGGCGAGTTTGCGGCTCAGTTGTTAAGCCAGCTGCTGATTTCCATCCTCTACCTTGCGCTATTTATCGGGGCTTATCTGTTACTGACAGGCACCATCCGGCTGGTGATTGGTAAGCAGCGGGCCCAACAACCGTCGTTCTTACAGGTGCGTAGCGGTGCCCGTTATCTTGCCGGGCTGGGAGCATTGCTGGTGATCCTGGCCCAGTTTGGGGCTTCGCCTGAGTTCCTCAAGGCCATGGCCCGGGCGGGTTTGATGGTCCTGGGATTTTTTGTAGCCTGGATGATTGTCGGGCGGCTGATGAGGGAGGGGGTGACTCGCTACCGGCTGGATCCGTCTATCCGGCAGCTGGTCGAAAACCTGTTTTCAGTATTGGCCGGAACATTGGCTCTGGTGACGGTACTGGCCCAGTTCGGATTTGATGTGCTTTCGATAATTGCAGGCCTGGGCATCGTCGGTATTGCGGTTGGCTTTGCGGCGCAATCTACCCTGTCCAACTTCATTGCCGGTATTACCCTGCTGATTGAACGCCCCTTCCGTATCGGTGACTGGGTGACCATTAACGGCCAGGATGGCAAGGTGGTCAAGATCGCCCTGCGCACCACCTGGCTGCGTACCCGGGATAATATTTTCGCGATGATTCCAAATGACAGCGTGGCGTCGTCGGATATCATTAATTACAGTGCCGAGGGCGCAACCCGGCTCAATATTCCAGTGGGCATTGCCTACAAAGAATCTGCCAAGGCGGCCAGAGAAGTGCTTATGCCGGTTTTGCTTGGGCATCCGGAGGTATTGCAGGCAGCCGGTATGGAGCCCCGGGTGTTGCTTAAGAGCCTGGGCGACTCCTCGATGAACCTGGAAGTGAAAGTCTGGATTACCCCGGACAACCTGGATGTGCAGCCCCGAATAATGGCGAACATTCTGGAGCAGATGAAAGAGGCCCTGGACGCTGCCGGCATTGAGATTCCGTTCCCCCATCTGCAGCTCTTTATTGACGATGCCAAAGGGCTGAAGCCGATCGTCGAGCCCCTTTACCCGAAGCTGGCAGCCAAATGA
- a CDS encoding SDR family oxidoreductase: MHVFIAGANGQIGQHLLREMADSDHEARALIRHQDQGPELQQLGATETVMGDLEHDCSEAMKGCDAVIFTAGSGPHTGPDKTIDVDQDGAIRLVDTARAMGIKRFIMVSSMRAEEPAKGPEKLQHYLWAKHNADEHLKNSGLNYTIVRPGQLTNDDGTGKVAVSARLEDFGKIPRQDVARVLLAVLDSENTTDRVFDVVSGDTPVPEALAGL, from the coding sequence ATGCATGTGTTCATAGCAGGAGCCAACGGGCAAATCGGGCAACACCTGTTGCGGGAAATGGCAGACAGCGATCACGAGGCGAGGGCCCTGATCCGGCACCAGGATCAGGGCCCGGAATTGCAGCAGCTGGGTGCTACGGAAACCGTAATGGGCGATCTGGAACACGACTGTAGCGAAGCCATGAAAGGCTGCGATGCGGTCATTTTTACCGCGGGCTCTGGCCCTCATACCGGGCCCGATAAAACCATCGATGTGGATCAGGACGGTGCTATCCGGCTGGTGGATACCGCCAGGGCCATGGGTATCAAGCGTTTTATCATGGTGAGCAGTATGCGTGCTGAAGAGCCGGCAAAGGGGCCGGAAAAACTCCAGCATTACCTTTGGGCCAAACACAACGCCGATGAGCACCTGAAGAACAGCGGCCTGAATTACACCATTGTTCGTCCCGGCCAGCTGACTAACGATGACGGTACAGGTAAGGTTGCGGTGAGTGCGCGGCTGGAGGATTTCGGTAAGATTCCACGGCAGGATGTTGCCCGCGTTCTGCTGGCGGTGCTGGATTCGGAAAATACGACAGACCGCGTTTTTGATGTGGTGTCCGGCGACACGCCGGTGCCTGAAGCATTGGCAGGGCTGTAA
- a CDS encoding alpha/beta hydrolase produces MMFGIAWFAMMWFGLIMVALIAAVVIVRRRHHDAGDATEASTREQQSEARQQVLESVQGMHAAAEGLRGRARVKALRNYMDSMSDGLQLVSEIRSPASGSPRGEWVIAPGAKPERRILYIHGGSWIAGSPKSHRAITDRLSRLAHACVFAVDYRLMPENRYLDGIIDCRQAYRWILDNGPDGKAPADFVVVSGDSAGGSHTLGLIAWIRDQGLQPPNAAIALSPSTELMLTSLGSRANLKTDVMLGPTVKKLSRVPLPLLWWGTVLGMRVLPTSPIASPLRGKLHDLPPTLIHVSESEMLLENAQRYVEKARAAGSPVEVKTWPDMVHVWHLFTPLLPEAEEAFEHIGEFLSRVEAGSP; encoded by the coding sequence ATGATGTTTGGAATCGCCTGGTTCGCAATGATGTGGTTTGGGCTGATCATGGTGGCGCTGATTGCAGCCGTAGTGATCGTGCGGCGCCGGCATCACGATGCCGGAGATGCCACCGAAGCATCCACCCGCGAGCAACAGAGTGAGGCTCGCCAACAGGTGCTTGAAAGCGTCCAGGGCATGCATGCCGCCGCTGAAGGTCTCCGTGGCCGCGCCCGCGTCAAGGCGTTGCGGAACTATATGGACAGCATGAGCGATGGTCTGCAACTGGTCTCTGAAATCCGCTCCCCTGCCAGCGGCTCCCCCAGGGGAGAATGGGTAATTGCGCCGGGGGCAAAACCCGAGCGTCGTATTCTCTACATTCACGGCGGCTCCTGGATCGCCGGCAGCCCCAAAAGCCATCGCGCCATCACTGACCGGCTGTCGCGGCTGGCCCACGCCTGCGTTTTTGCTGTCGACTACCGGTTAATGCCTGAAAACCGCTATCTGGACGGCATCATCGACTGTCGGCAGGCTTATCGCTGGATACTGGACAACGGCCCGGACGGAAAGGCTCCGGCGGATTTCGTGGTCGTTTCGGGAGACTCCGCTGGCGGCAGCCACACGTTGGGGCTTATCGCCTGGATACGGGATCAGGGCCTGCAACCACCGAACGCGGCAATTGCATTGTCACCCTCCACCGAACTTATGCTGACCTCTCTGGGCAGCCGTGCCAACCTGAAAACCGATGTCATGCTGGGGCCAACCGTTAAAAAACTGTCCCGGGTACCGCTGCCGCTGTTGTGGTGGGGAACCGTTCTGGGCATGCGGGTATTGCCCACCAGCCCGATCGCATCGCCCCTGCGCGGGAAGCTACACGATCTGCCACCAACGCTGATTCACGTCAGCGAATCGGAAATGCTGCTGGAAAACGCCCAGCGGTACGTCGAAAAAGCGCGGGCTGCCGGTTCGCCGGTGGAAGTGAAAACCTGGCCTGACATGGTTCATGTGTGGCACCTGTTTACGCCGCTGTTACCGGAGGCCGAAGAGGCTTTCGAGCATATCGGGGAGTTTCTGTCACGGGTAGAAGCGGGTTCACCGTAA
- a CDS encoding universal stress protein yields MINTVQLNEQAPARGRVLVLIDGSRMSYAALEAAADIAGKRGADILGVFVEELNLVRSAGYGFSREVGSVSGISRPFDTGILEQRMRRLADHARAALAGAAKQRGGKAALSIARGRVIDEVLAIAGPDDLLVLGRTGWSSPAGARLGSTARGLIRQSPGQVLLWCEQKLPYQNRVVVFLNDHDEANHRAALAAAEISRNSHLPVTIILGADHEPSADRLDAIRHDLDVLGAGTRLRVMSDTNPLTVARVLREECASQLVVSRGCALFNEPGAEQLLAASSLPVTVTP; encoded by the coding sequence GTGATTAATACTGTACAGCTCAACGAGCAGGCGCCTGCGCGCGGGCGTGTTCTGGTGCTTATCGACGGGTCACGGATGAGTTATGCGGCCCTCGAGGCCGCGGCTGACATTGCAGGCAAGCGGGGTGCCGACATCCTGGGTGTGTTTGTTGAGGAGTTAAACCTGGTGCGCAGCGCCGGATACGGTTTTTCCCGCGAGGTTGGCTCGGTCTCAGGGATCAGCCGGCCATTCGACACCGGCATTCTGGAACAGCGCATGCGACGGCTGGCGGACCATGCGCGTGCCGCACTTGCCGGGGCAGCAAAGCAGCGCGGAGGCAAAGCGGCGCTCAGTATTGCTCGCGGCCGTGTGATTGATGAGGTACTGGCAATCGCCGGCCCGGATGATCTCCTTGTGCTCGGCCGTACCGGTTGGTCTTCCCCGGCTGGTGCCAGGTTGGGCTCCACCGCACGGGGGCTGATTCGGCAGTCACCGGGGCAAGTGTTGCTGTGGTGCGAACAGAAACTTCCCTACCAGAACCGGGTAGTTGTTTTCCTGAATGATCATGATGAGGCAAATCATCGGGCCGCATTGGCGGCAGCCGAAATTTCCCGGAATTCCCACCTGCCGGTGACGATCATTCTGGGCGCTGACCACGAGCCCTCCGCCGACCGGCTCGACGCTATCCGGCATGATCTTGATGTGCTCGGGGCCGGCACCCGATTGCGGGTTATGTCTGATACCAATCCGCTAACCGTAGCCCGGGTGCTTCGGGAGGAGTGCGCCTCGCAACTGGTCGTCAGCCGGGGATGTGCGCTCTTCAACGAACCCGGCGCAGAACAGCTGCTGGCAGCGTCGAGCCTCCCGGTTACCGTAACACCCTGA
- a CDS encoding ATP-binding protein, which produces MTLPTPLTPEQVYHRCPLDQLDFDTTESLEDLELPCGQERVLRALQFGASMKADGFNLFVLGPSGAGKHELVERFLGKYAERQPVPSDWCHVHNFEFPDRPRAISLTAGEGRQFKKDMNDLSGELRTAIPATFESEEYQARLQELQEEMTKRQHQGLFEIQEEANANNIAMITTPAGFTFAPMRNGEVIDPEDYKKFSDEEKELIESKVEELQKKLQQNIQQVPRLRKEVRERVHALNEEMVQLTLGGPIGELREKWRHLPAIVDYLDAIREDVVEHAEAFQDTENGPPTGLLGRYKVNLLVDNAQTTGAPVIYEDLPNHQHLAGQIEHRARQGTLYTDFTLIKAGAVHRANGGYLIIDARRILSQPMAWESLKRILFSSEIRIESLERLYGLASTISLQPEPIPVSVKVVLLGDRLLYYLLSHYDPDFLDLFKVEADFEDDLNRDDASYGLYARMIATMGRKLKCRPLGRGAVARLIEQASRLASDQRKLTAHDRVLQDLVSEADHWADQAGTAIIEVNHVQQAIDEREFRASRIRDRSREQIARGIVMIATEGETVGQVNGLSVLKLGASMFGQPSRITATARPGRAQVVDIEREAKLGGPIHSKAVMILSRFLASRYAGDGELSLSASLAFEQSYGGVEGDSASVTETCVLLSAISRLPLRQSFAVTGSMNQHGEVQAVGGVNEKIEGFFDVCREAGKVHGQAVILPASNVEHLMLNSDVRKAIADGDFSIYPVTHINQAIALLTGMEAGEPDENGEFPEASFNQAVANRLFRFAEISKKQDDGEERGDSNGGASRD; this is translated from the coding sequence ATGACATTACCCACGCCCCTGACCCCGGAACAGGTCTATCACCGCTGCCCACTCGACCAACTGGATTTCGATACCACCGAGTCACTGGAAGACCTGGAACTACCTTGTGGCCAGGAGCGGGTGTTGCGTGCCCTCCAGTTCGGGGCCAGCATGAAAGCCGACGGATTCAACCTGTTTGTGCTGGGGCCGTCCGGTGCTGGCAAGCACGAGTTGGTCGAACGCTTCCTTGGCAAATATGCCGAACGCCAACCTGTGCCTTCGGATTGGTGCCACGTTCACAACTTCGAGTTCCCGGACCGGCCCAGGGCCATATCTCTGACAGCCGGCGAAGGGCGGCAATTCAAGAAAGACATGAACGATCTTTCCGGGGAACTGCGCACAGCGATTCCGGCGACCTTCGAAAGCGAGGAGTACCAGGCGCGTCTGCAGGAACTGCAGGAGGAAATGACAAAGCGCCAGCACCAGGGTTTGTTTGAAATCCAGGAAGAGGCCAACGCCAATAACATCGCCATGATAACCACGCCTGCGGGCTTCACCTTTGCACCGATGCGCAATGGCGAGGTGATTGATCCAGAGGACTATAAAAAGTTCTCTGATGAAGAAAAAGAGCTCATTGAGTCCAAGGTAGAAGAACTCCAGAAAAAACTGCAGCAGAACATTCAACAGGTTCCCCGTCTGCGGAAGGAGGTCCGGGAGCGGGTTCATGCGCTGAATGAAGAGATGGTTCAGCTCACTCTCGGTGGCCCGATTGGAGAGCTTCGCGAAAAATGGCGGCATCTTCCCGCCATTGTCGATTACCTGGATGCCATACGTGAGGACGTGGTGGAGCATGCAGAAGCGTTCCAGGACACCGAAAACGGCCCACCCACTGGTCTTCTGGGGCGGTACAAAGTCAATTTGCTGGTGGATAATGCGCAAACAACAGGCGCGCCTGTCATTTATGAGGACCTGCCGAATCATCAGCACCTGGCGGGCCAGATTGAGCATCGAGCCCGACAGGGCACTCTGTACACCGATTTCACCCTGATCAAGGCCGGTGCGGTTCACCGGGCCAACGGCGGCTACCTGATCATTGATGCCCGTCGCATACTGAGCCAGCCCATGGCATGGGAGAGCCTGAAACGCATTCTGTTCTCCAGCGAGATTCGGATCGAATCCCTGGAGCGCCTGTATGGATTGGCGAGCACCATAAGCCTGCAGCCAGAGCCCATTCCGGTATCGGTCAAAGTCGTGTTGTTGGGCGACCGCCTGCTCTACTACCTGCTGTCCCACTACGACCCCGATTTCCTGGACCTGTTTAAAGTTGAGGCCGACTTTGAGGATGACCTCAACCGGGACGATGCCAGCTATGGGCTCTATGCCCGCATGATTGCCACCATGGGGCGGAAGCTGAAATGCCGGCCGCTCGGCCGGGGCGCGGTGGCAAGACTGATCGAACAGGCAAGCCGGCTGGCGTCAGATCAGCGCAAGCTTACGGCGCACGACCGTGTGCTACAGGATCTCGTCAGCGAGGCTGACCATTGGGCCGATCAGGCAGGCACGGCCATTATTGAGGTGAATCATGTCCAACAGGCGATCGATGAGCGGGAATTCCGCGCCAGCCGGATTCGCGATCGGAGCCGTGAGCAGATTGCCCGCGGTATCGTAATGATTGCGACTGAGGGTGAGACCGTGGGCCAGGTGAACGGCCTGTCGGTGCTCAAACTCGGAGCTTCCATGTTTGGTCAGCCAAGCCGGATCACCGCCACCGCCCGACCGGGAAGGGCGCAGGTCGTGGATATTGAACGGGAAGCCAAACTGGGCGGCCCGATTCACAGCAAGGCAGTGATGATTCTCTCCCGCTTTCTGGCCAGCCGGTATGCGGGCGATGGCGAGCTGTCCCTGTCGGCAAGTCTGGCTTTTGAGCAGTCTTACGGAGGCGTGGAAGGCGATTCTGCTTCGGTCACAGAAACCTGTGTTCTGCTGTCGGCCATCAGTCGCCTACCGTTACGCCAGAGCTTTGCTGTCACCGGTTCGATGAACCAGCATGGCGAGGTTCAGGCGGTGGGCGGTGTTAACGAAAAAATTGAAGGCTTCTTTGATGTCTGTCGTGAGGCCGGGAAGGTTCACGGACAGGCTGTCATTTTACCGGCCAGCAATGTCGAACACCTGATGCTCAACTCAGACGTTCGCAAGGCCATTGCCGATGGCGATTTCAGCATCTACCCGGTAACGCATATCAATCAGGCGATTGCACTGTTGACCGGCATGGAAGCCGGCGAGCCAGACGAGAACGGTGAGTTCCCCGAGGCGTCCTTCAATCAGGCGGTCGCCAATCGCCTGTTCCGGTTTGCCGAAATCAGCAAGAAGCAGGATGACGGCGAAGAGCGCGGTGACAGCAATGGAGGCGCCAGCCGTGATTAA
- a CDS encoding gamma-glutamylcyclotransferase family protein, whose translation MTLFILAVGYLWLTFASPYGYNPTGDLPAIDDDATYSVFVYGTLTKPWVRWLVTGRAGDSEPAKLPGFRKEELDIKPAAGAVTEGEVVTVNADELRALDRYERLGVRYERVEMTLQDGESAWVYRLMDPLVLELTDEISD comes from the coding sequence TTGACCCTCTTTATTCTGGCGGTTGGCTATCTTTGGCTGACTTTTGCCAGCCCGTACGGCTATAACCCGACCGGAGATCTGCCTGCGATAGACGACGATGCCACCTATTCGGTATTCGTATACGGCACTCTTACGAAGCCATGGGTACGCTGGTTGGTGACAGGCCGCGCCGGGGATAGTGAACCCGCAAAGCTACCCGGCTTCCGTAAGGAAGAGCTGGACATCAAGCCCGCTGCGGGCGCGGTCACCGAAGGCGAAGTTGTCACAGTGAATGCCGATGAACTCAGGGCTCTGGATCGCTACGAACGGTTGGGTGTGCGCTATGAGCGGGTGGAAATGACGCTGCAGGATGGTGAATCAGCCTGGGTGTACCGGCTGATGGATCCCCTCGTGCTGGAGCTTACAGACGAGATTTCCGATTAA
- a CDS encoding PBPRA1643 family SWIM/SEC-C metal-binding motif protein, with protein sequence MSDKFFFKGRQDARQHHTAYGGFQTNASQKSGSKKFPLTLVVTSEVRKQEIEVQVAEARLHANIRVDTSEGAVESITELTALQNKGATVTAAKAASRNDPCTCGSGLKFKKCCG encoded by the coding sequence ATGTCAGACAAATTTTTCTTCAAAGGCCGGCAGGACGCGCGCCAACACCACACTGCTTACGGCGGCTTCCAGACCAATGCCAGTCAAAAGAGTGGCAGCAAGAAATTCCCGTTAACGCTGGTGGTAACCAGTGAGGTGCGCAAGCAGGAGATCGAAGTCCAGGTGGCGGAGGCCAGGCTGCATGCCAACATTAGGGTTGATACCAGTGAGGGTGCGGTTGAATCCATCACCGAACTGACTGCACTTCAGAACAAAGGGGCGACCGTTACCGCGGCGAAAGCAGCTTCCCGCAATGACCCTTGCACCTGCGGCAGTGGCCTGAAATTCAAGAAGTGCTGTGGCTGA
- a CDS encoding DUF3010 family protein: MIVCGVELTGSDAVVCLLKLDRGQFSLPECRVRKLSLNKNHTRDDLKQFQAAFAELMAEHGVARVAIKERMPKGKFAGGAISFKLEAAIQLIGGAGLEVRLLSPALIKSTLAANPLPIPFAETGLKVFQETAFTAAYVGHMAK, translated from the coding sequence ATGATTGTTTGCGGAGTGGAACTGACCGGCAGCGATGCGGTGGTGTGTCTGCTGAAACTGGATCGGGGGCAGTTCAGCCTGCCGGAGTGCAGGGTGCGCAAGCTGTCCCTGAACAAGAACCACACTCGGGACGATCTGAAGCAGTTCCAGGCGGCTTTTGCTGAGCTTATGGCCGAGCATGGGGTCGCCCGCGTCGCGATCAAGGAGCGGATGCCGAAAGGCAAATTTGCCGGTGGCGCCATCAGTTTCAAGCTGGAGGCAGCCATTCAGCTGATTGGCGGTGCCGGGCTCGAGGTAAGGTTGCTCTCGCCAGCGCTGATCAAGTCCACGCTGGCCGCCAACCCGTTGCCGATTCCGTTTGCCGAGACCGGATTGAAGGTCTTTCAGGAAACCGCGTTCACCGCTGCGTATGTGGGGCACATGGCGAAGTAG